A single region of the Capsicum annuum cultivar UCD-10X-F1 unplaced genomic scaffold, UCD10Xv1.1 ctg4890, whole genome shotgun sequence genome encodes:
- the LOC107852171 gene encoding LOW QUALITY PROTEIN: probable calcium-binding protein CML22 (The sequence of the model RefSeq protein was modified relative to this genomic sequence to represent the inferred CDS: substituted 1 base at 1 genomic stop codon): MKDTVGSAQPCPVFKSLSNKVGSLLCFCNEPKKYRRLDSKLETKMMELKRSSSGQSKFRSINSIILKFPRFKEGLKEIKGVSEQFDEDSNGTIDRDELKKCVKKLQFHVKEEEIDDLFDSCDLDEKEGIQFNEFIVLLCLLYLVMDSSSSSDNTSKIGSPELEATFNTIVEAFLFLDKGGDGKLHXKDVIKVLNDECPSEKSPSHVTRTRFKEMDWDRSGNVSFRQFLFAFLDWVGIDTDDENHTTKR; the protein is encoded by the exons ATGAAAGATACAGTAG GCTCGGCTCAGCCATGTCCAGTATTCAAGTCATTATCCAACAAGGTTGGAAGTTTACTGTGCTTTTGCAATGAGCCGAAGAAGTATAGGAGACTGGATTCTAAGCTTGAAACAAAAATGATGGAGCTTAAGAGAAGTTCATCAGGACAAAGCAAATTCAGGTCAATCAATAGTATAATCTTGAAATTTCCTCGGTTTAAAGAGGGGTTGAAGGAGATAAAAGGCGTCTCTGAACAGTTTG ATGAAGATTCAAATGGGACTATTGACCGGGATGAACTAAAGAAATGCGTAAAGAAGCTGCAATTTCATGTTAAAGAGGAGgaaattgatgatcttttcgacTCTTGTGATTTGGATGAAAAGGAAGGGATTCAATTCAATGAGTTCATTGTTCTTCTATGTCTTCTTTATCTCGTGATGGATTCATCCTCCTCCTCCGATAAT ACGTCGAAGATTGGCTCACCAGAGCTAGAAGCAACATTCAACACAATAGTTGAGGCATTCTTGTTTCTTGATAAAGGTGGTGATGGGAAACTGCACTAGAAAGATGTCATCAAGGTGCTAAACGATGAATGTCCTTCCGAGAAATCCCCTTCTCATGTCACTCGGACTCGATTTA AAGAAATGGACTGGGACAGGAGTGGCAATGTCAGCTTCAGGCAATTTCTTTTCGCGTTTCTTGATTGGGTTGGGATAGACACAGACGATGAGAATCACACGACTAAAAGATAG